The DNA sequence TTCAAAGACCAAAAACCCTATTCAACTGCCAAGATGTCATGGAAGCACAGGCTTCCAAAAAGCTCCTTTATAGGGATTATACACCATTTATTCACAGCCTGCAAGTGGATAACTAAAGGGTGGCAAATTCACTTCTCCATAGGGTGTCCTAAGAGGGTTTTCAAGTAGCCTCTCTATGAGCTTTAGCTTTTCCTCAAGGCTCTCAATAGGCATGCCATATATCTTTGCCAGCTCCTCAAGCTCTGGAGCTTTGCCAAGTTTTTTGGCTATCTCTCTTGCTATAACATAGGCTTTTTGGTCTATCTCTGGGTAGATGTCCTTTATGTAGGTTAAGAGGTCAGAGGAGTAGACCACCACTCTGTGAACTCTTGCCATTGTTTGAACCATCTGCTCCACCGTGGTCTGCTCGTAAGTGCTCGTTTGTCCTTCTAACCTTATACCTGCTATGAGTTTACCATCAATCTCTTGGGCGTGGTATATGCAATAGGTTTGTGGGACTTCTTCCCAGCCATGCTCCATGGCTACACTAAGGAAAGCTCCCATAGCCTCCTCTCTGCTTTGGAATATATGTAGGAGTTTGTCAAAGTCCTCGTCCTGTATGCTTGCCACAAGGAGGGTGCAATCACCTATGGGTAGCTTTTCAAAGGTTGGAGATAGCTCCTGCCAGTCTGGAAAAGGTTCAAGGCTTGCCAGGTCTTGTGGTAGGCTTCTAAAGAGTTTTTGCACTTTCATAATAGCCTCCGTGTTGTGGTATAATTATATAGCTTAAACTCTTGGAATGGAGGTGGTATATTGAGCGTCCTTGTAGAGCTTGTGGATAGGGCAAGGGAATTGGGTGGCGTTAGGGTTTACAAAAAGAACATAGAGCGTGTGCTTTCCGCACTTCTCAAAAGTGGAGACTTTTGGGAAATTGTGGATATGTCCGACCTGCCTGTGCCTGCTGCCTCTGGCATAATAAAGACCCTGGTGGAAAGGGGTATAGCCTTCATAGATGACGAGGAAAACATAAGGCTCACTCAAAAGGGTTTTGACTTGGTCAGAGACCTTGGCATAGAGCCTTATGTGGAATATGTGTGTCAAGCCTGTGAGGGCAGAGGCATTCCCTTTTATGTGGATATAGAGTTTTATAGAGAGTTTCTTCAAATTACAAAGGACAGACCCAAAGCCATTAGGGACTACGACCAAGGCTCTGTCACACCTGAGACCACGGTGGCAAGGGTGCTCTTTATGGACTCAAGAGGTGACCTAAGAAACAAGGATATTATTGTTTTGGGTGCGGAGGATGACCTTACTGGTTTGGCGGTAGCCCTCTCAAGGAAGGCACGCAGTGTTCTGGTTATAGACATAGACAAGAGATTAATAGACTTTGACAACAGGATTTTCAAAGAGCTTGGCATAGATAACGCAGAGGCAAGGGTCTGGGACTTGAGAAATCCATTCCCTCAGGAGATGCTGGGGAAATACGATGTCTTTGTTTCAGACCCACCAGAAACCTTGCCTGCCTTTAGAGCTTTTATAGGTAGAGGCATAGCAACCCTTAGAGAGGACGGTGGTGTAGGCTATTTTGGTCTAACCCTCAGAGATTCTTCTGTTTTTCGCTGGAGAGAGTTCCAGATAGCTCTAACCACAGAGTTTGGCGTAGTCATAACAGATATAATCCAAGACTTTAACGCCTACATAACTTGGGACTACCACCCAGAAACGAAAGCAGCAAAGGTTGCTCCAGTAAAGAGACAACCAAAGGGTATATGGTATAGGTCCGCCTGGTATAGAATAGAGGCTCTTCCTGGCTTTAAAAGGTGGAACGAGCCCATATCCGACGATGTCTTTTACCTTGACGAAGAGGGGTCAACTACTTGACATGAAATGGATGTTTTGCTATAATTTATAGAGTATTGAGCCCCCATCGTCTAGCCCGGTCCAGGACACCGCCCTTTCAAGGCGGAGATCGCGGGTTCAAATCCCGCTGGGGGTGCTTTTAAAACACCATGAGAAAGAAAAGAGAAGAAGACCTCCAAACAGACTACAAAGCAACAGACATAAAGGCAGTCACTGGTCTTGAGCACGTTCGCTTAAGACCTTCTATGTATATAGGGGACATAGGTGAGAGGGGGCTTCATCATCTTATATGGGAAATACTTGACAATGCGGTTGACGAACATATGGCTGGTTATGCCAGCCATATAACCCTTATAATCCATGCGGACGGTTCTATAGCGGTAGAGGATGACGGAAGGGGTATACCCGTAGACATTCATCCAGATACGGGTCTTCCTGCAGTCCAGATGGTCTTTACCATGCTGGGTGCTGGAGGAAAGTTTGACAAAAAGGTCTACAGATACTCTGGAGGTTTGCATGGTGTGGGTGCTTCGGTGGTAAACGCTCTCTCCGAGTGGCTCATGGTGGAAGTCTATAGGGATGGGAAGATATACAGACAGGAATACAGAAGGGGAGAGTCTTTGTATGAAGTAAAGGTGGTAGGCAATACCACAAAGCGTGGAACGAAGGTGGTCTTTAAGCCAGACCCAGAGATATTTGAAACTACAAAGATAAAATTTGACATCGTAGAAAGACGCATAAGAGAGTTGGCATATTTAAACC is a window from the Aquificaceae bacterium genome containing:
- a CDS encoding bis-aminopropyl spermidine synthase family protein, which codes for MSVLVELVDRARELGGVRVYKKNIERVLSALLKSGDFWEIVDMSDLPVPAASGIIKTLVERGIAFIDDEENIRLTQKGFDLVRDLGIEPYVEYVCQACEGRGIPFYVDIEFYREFLQITKDRPKAIRDYDQGSVTPETTVARVLFMDSRGDLRNKDIIVLGAEDDLTGLAVALSRKARSVLVIDIDKRLIDFDNRIFKELGIDNAEARVWDLRNPFPQEMLGKYDVFVSDPPETLPAFRAFIGRGIATLREDGGVGYFGLTLRDSSVFRWREFQIALTTEFGVVITDIIQDFNAYITWDYHPETKAAKVAPVKRQPKGIWYRSAWYRIEALPGFKRWNEPISDDVFYLDEEGSTT